From the Juglans microcarpa x Juglans regia isolate MS1-56 chromosome 3D, Jm3101_v1.0, whole genome shotgun sequence genome, the window attacattaaaataagataaggtAAACATATGAAAATCAAGTCAATACAatataatcaaatcaaatatatattattgatttgatattatctttaacaatgtttgatattatataattaattattctgGAAAAATTAATAAGCTTTTTCTTAGATTTTCACAACCCAATAATAATTTGCAATTTGGGGTGCATTGCGGATtacatgtattatatattaattagttaatatatcATTGATTCTATTAACTTTATGCAAAATACGGATGCTTATATAAGGAGGAATGTTATGTATTAGCTACTATTCATGACTCTTATATCTCAcacctataattttttgatGTAGGGTGTTTTTCATAGAGTACTGTAGAGTGGTGAATGgtggatgatgagaaaaaaatttcttatataattaCCAGATACAAATCACTCATCATCATGTCTTTCTTccttattttgtaaataataaattataaataactcattaaaagatatatggaagaaaaacaacaaaaacaaaaccgcTGGACACACTGCACAGACATGCATCCatctaaatataatatacatgcatGTGTTTGGTTGAGAACTGAACCCAAACCTACCTGCTCCCTCCCTCTTGAAGAGTTAGAAAAAGTAGCATTTTGCCATTAGGCcattgataaatttaaatatatatatatgtatgtatatgtataggtgcgtgtatatatatatatatatatatatgctgaaaTTTAAGAACCAGaagtttttcttattaaaatgacCAAAGCAACCCGGCCATAAGAATCGTTAACATGgtgctatatattatatatgttgcaGATGTTGTCACAAGAAAATCTTATCAACAAAAGGCATCGCTTTCCACTTTTTATAGATCAGTGTACGTACGATTGATACGGGTAAGAATCGGATTCAGATTATATACTCTgcaatagtattattattattattctgtcAACCTTAAATGTCTGAACCCAATCAACCACCACCAAAAGAATAACAACATTGAAATTCATCTGATCAGCATGTTTAGGGTACAGTACCTGGCCCTACGGTTCTGGAACCACACCTCAACTTGCCTTGGCTTCAGCTTCAACTGCATAGCCAAATTCTCTTTTTGCTTCTGTaggaaaaaaatatccaaaaagattaaacattatcaaaatatttaataaattaagggaagaaaagggaaaaaaaataaaagcaggcCTGGCGTTGCACCCTTTCCTTTAGTTTGGTTTCTATTTATCGAAGAATAAATGGGTGCGGGGGAGATAGATCAGCTTGTACATATATAAAGGAAGAAGCTAGTGAGAGGATTACCGGGTTTAAGGTATGGTTTAGTCTGAAACTTTCTTCGAGAAGACGGGACTGTTCTTTGGTAAGACGGAGTTTCTTGCGGGGAGGGCCTCCGTTGCtgctttcttcttcatcttccataTTCATCGTTATCCACTGATCTTCTTCTAGACCTCCTGATGGCACTTGGTTTATGTCCAAGTTCCTCACTGCACAGATCACTTCACTTTTAAACCCTGATATTATTCCAACAATTTTTTGAACACTATGAAATGATCGACTGCATACATATAAATTAGTACGTGTTGTAAATATCTGAAAGGGGCATGAGAGAAGACAGCTATGGAAGAGAGAAAATCCATTTGATTAGTCATGCAAGAGGAAGAAGATCAtgcattaaaaacaaataaaaaaatgaattattgaaGGGGAAACTGATATATGTGATGACAAACCGATACGATTATGTTAATTaaaggtaaaaagaaaaagaaactttcCGAtcaaattagaagaagatgagagagagggatcagaaggggggggggggggggggggatatgGAAGAAGTAGAAATGAATAAAGCAATAACTTTCTTACTTACCAGATGGAGGAAGTGATTGGGATGAAGCAAAGCCAGGCATAGATATGGTCAATTCCAAGCTAGACGGGCTTGAAGGCAAAACCGCCATGGAACTTTAAGAACAAAataacaacaagaagaagaagatttctGGCAAAGAGAAAAAGGTAAAGTGAAAAACTCAAAAGAAGAAAGGGATGAAAACAGAGGTAGATGATGAAATGGAGAGGAAAAGGTTAAGATACAAAGGTCAAATAAATAGAGCACGGAAAAAGACAGATACTGATCATCAGGATGTGCGTTTTGGTTTCGGTTTTGGTGTGGAGTCGGTTTAGGGTTTTTGACTGTGGTCTTCAAGTCAAAAGGTCTGACCCGTCTGATGTTTGACACGTGTCAGACTGATGACAAAGACCTAGTGTAGGAGAATAACCGGCAGGTTTTCCTGTTTAAGCGATTTTACAGGGAACCTGAGTCTGGTTGTCGGTTCTACGGTCAGCTGGTGAAATGATTGGGAGCTTAGACTAGGGCTTTGAGCTCTAGCTCTGCACCTATGACATTTTTTATGCCcccaaaagaaaacataaaaaaatttcaaattttaatggCCCGAAAAGATAAGTGTCATGTGCAATATGTCATTCTCAGCATATGGGTAATTAATTTCTGTGCATGTGTGATTTTATCTTGGTAGTTGAGAATTTGACCTGAGAATTGAGATCAATGGAAGAGGTGGTGATTTTTGTGGGAGGTGATCAGTGAGGTTGGCATAACATAAATGCAAAATATATGTAGTTACTGTTTAGGTAAGGAGGAATTTAATGCTAATATTTCATCTACTAGCTA encodes:
- the LOC121254007 gene encoding homeobox-leucine zipper protein HOX3, coding for MAVLPSSPSSLELTISMPGFASSQSLPPSVRNLDINQVPSGGLEEDQWITMNMEDEEESSNGGPPRKKLRLTKEQSRLLEESFRLNHTLNPKQKENLAMQLKLKPRQVEVWFQNRRARSKLKQTEMECEFLKRRFGSLTEQNRRLQREVEELRAMKVGPPTVISPNSCEPLPASTLSMCPRCERVTSNAALINKGPTKTATTTLSTKVAVPPL